One genomic window of Triplophysa rosa linkage group LG11, Trosa_1v2, whole genome shotgun sequence includes the following:
- the bptf gene encoding nucleosome-remodeling factor subunit BPTF isoform X1, with product MRGRRGRPPKTPLMQEPSSGPVRGLRPRRSLKPKHRGTSDEDFVSPKRGTHHHSSRGRRKARSAGSRGRGRGRGSGRGRGRRIASSGVVYDDHESDEDDEDAVSLRSEEDDFVEERLSEDEEEDEEEAAINDESDYLEELGEEDEDDASYCTESSHGSAAGRRRPRPRRPPSPILEQKEIPFLELPSSSEDLLIPNEQLLNASAIYEVLRSFSTVLRLSPFRFEDFCAALVAQEQCTLMAETHISLLKAILREEDTSNTTFGPADLKDSVNSTLYFIDGMTWPEVVRAYCESDPEYHHVLPDLEGEDYPFSPLESKVKVLQFLVDQFLTTNLAREELMSEGVIQYDDHCRVCHRLGDLLCCETCSAVYHLECVKPPLEEVPEDEWQCEICVAHKVPGATDCLTEFQKSRPYIRQEPIGYDRRQRKYWFLNRRIVVEEDGDDENKKTWYYSTKVQLGELLELLDKEYWENDLCSVLEEMREEIHSHMDITEELTNKARGNSRAYLTIANDVILDRLKTKQDAELEEVKRRVAEEAQKARQEAESGSGEPGGIDTMIPPNGSCSKQESSDGNSTNEQTSANATAGQADEEVQTGASETVATSKTDSQNPTGNVGSLSSTGEEKREGADGVKELAGKSSESDGHGEGSSGLMAEPPATADDNSCSSHFSISECLRDPEEPDLADRSSQSSLNSHEDAGDNKANGDGVKTGASRMVTRLRNPDSKLSQRRVMQDKDSSSQDGSKALKESSPLSFGMIKRDSSKQGVSCSFFKLGNEGKFRVYHNQYSTNTLALNKHQHREDHDKRRHLSHKFCMTPAGEFKWNGSLYGSKALIVSTLRLTIIQLENNVPAPFLHPNWASHRSNWIKAVQMCSKAREFALALAILECAIKPVVMLPMWKDSLGHTRLHRMTSVEREEKEKVKKREKKLEDEETMQQATWVKYTFPIKHQVWKQKGEEYRVTGYGGWSWVSKTHVHRFLPKLPGNTNVNYRKALEAAKKGTDNQAALSKTPKTSAKTDGNSSQSEAEKASVQNASLDSSEAQSSVEKDDVLKDEEVSEKVESKENENVVEKENVNEEEKKNEEVEENHDEKNGSVEKMDTSAPDSAENDDKADVTNTSNDSLVKVESFEGEVTKDRAPSDPKKSFWYDVVNVSEGFLQRTAYKKKVNASKLDGLLERRVKQFTLEEKQRLEKLKKTAVSKPSSETKESTLAAEEQKVKIEESIPETPKTSRTDGVAGLTIQEKDHVVKKLYFNQEEEQSGTNALGQNNNLDVRLSDSGVTKEHQKSPELEPKMVSRVAMSELNGNSQSLDTSLNLNAKPDKTVLEGVCPAPEETGTIIENNENNLSLKKTIPLQVNGKDGLVDSQCENLTENVNAKELTSCLGEEIKAISPKESVKSLTNGDATQECLKEWTNSSNPQVKSDGEKGVSNSDPDYLPPQKMLKLENTSQGTVDTSVSSIVPEPSSVASEPNSRPEVPSCNSKIEPMQVDEVKPLVSSPVQSAEESSLSSDITENSNSVGEITKVVTQVTTTTTTVSTESCKVLTSSASLASNNRLSVSTDCKTESSSTVSTLSSQTTMTVTKVTNSSQGALVTKECKTVVTETRTGPCGSTVTSMTVSHEYSTRDRVQLLKFSRTKKARSGTALPSYRKFVTKSSKKSIFVLPNDELKKLARRGGIREVPIFNYNAKPALDIWPYPSPRPTFGITWRYRLQTVRSLAGVSLTLRLLWACLRWDDMGVKPSPAVGTTRTETSDTDITTTEIIKRRDVGPYGIRSEYCIRKIICPLGVPDTPKETPTPQRKGLRSSALRPKKPEPAKQTGPVVIETWVAEEDLELWEIRAFTERVEREKTQASDPTKVSVQKKAEEIKAQLEAQLKQQRLAAQQKRLEQQKPGGTSNTTTLTSTTNTPGSTPQKVVAGAVGGQVTPVPKVVMATKLGSPVTFQQNKNFQQSFASWVKQGQQGNAVSTSSVVTVAASSATTSGQTFHITAAAGSMGGSVIAAKLPVPANSKIVTVNVPTTQGGLVQVQQKVVGIIPASTAGSAQSFPSFQPRTTTINIRPNTTTTTQQVITTGTPIRPGMTVTRSPLQQTTTLGKTIIRTPLMVQQGQVQQTVQTGTGSPAIGTPPRLSTPNQTQTPQTPSAPRPQQGQVKLTLAQLTQLTQGAQHGGSQGLTVVIQGQGQTTGQLQVIPQGVTVIPGPGQQLMQAAMPNGQVQRFLFTPMAPVATSAPATPCTTTSTITPSPVAPATPAAPTLPGETCCAFLFVSFSIPLKCIDCITFLRLAVQPAPQPPPPTSLPIMPSQIAPTALTTAVPQPISSLQPRPPAQLRPPAQLRPQPQAPPQLAAPAPAPLPAMQMPQVTVATPLSQVATLPVAQVTQTTVTKVQPQIQLPPQLLSVPGLQQQVISHIQSQVAAQIQAQVQQVGTVAGIPQQIKLQLPIQIQQQGGGQVQTHQIQNLVTIQTTSVQEQLQRIQQLCEKQQQQKKKQQEAKREHCQQNSSQSDLLQKQVAQKQNVAIEQLKQKKTMTPAEREENQRMIVCNQVMKFILDKIDKDERQAAKKRKREESVEQKRTKQNASKLSALLFKHKEQLKADILKKRALLDKELQLQVQEELRRDLIKLRREKEKAQAVAAQAAAAAAHTHAGLSTYTPTVTSPSSAHKRKRDEERDAASKSKRKKMISTTSKDSKRDIKLYCVCKTPYDESKFYIGCDLCSNWYHGECVGITEKEAKKMDDYICAECKRAQEGSTEELYCICRTPYDESQFYIGCDRCQNWYHGRCVGILQSEATHIDEYVCPQCQSTEDAMTVLTPLTDKDYEGLKRILRSLQAHKMAWPFLEPVDPNDAPDYYGIIKEPMDLSTMEDRIQKRFYSKLTEFVADMTKIFDNCRYYNPSDSPFYQCAEFLESFFVQKLKAFKASRSHNNKLQSSAS from the exons ATGAGGGGGAGACGAGGCAGGCCGCCCAAAACCCCGCTGATGCAGGAGCCCTCATCGGGGCCGGTGCGCGGTCTGAGACCCCGTCGGAGTTTAAAGCCGAAGCATAGAGGGACCTCGGATGAGGATTTTGTCAGCCCCAAACGAGGAACCCATCATCATTCGTCGCGAGGCCGGAGGAAAGCGCGATCCGCGGGTTCGAGGGGCAGGGGTAGAGGCAGAGGATCGGGCAGAGGCAGGGGACGGCGGATCGCCTCCAGCGGGGTGGTTTACGACGACCACGAAAGCGACGAAGACGACGAGGATGCGGTCAGTTTGAGGTCCGAGGAGGACGACTTCGTCGAGGAGCGTCTGTCGGAGGATGAAGAAGAAGACGAGGAGGAGGCGGCCATCAACGACGAGTCGGACTACCTGGAGGAGCTGGGGGAAGAGGATGAAGATGATGCGAGTTACTGCACGGAGAGCAGCCACGGCAGCGCCGCGG GTCGGAGAAGGCCAAGACCAAGACGGCCACCGTCTCCAATTCTGGAACAGAAGGAGATCCCGTTTTTGGAGTTGCCCAGTTCCTCCGAGGATCTTCTCATTCCCAACGAGCAGCTTCTCAACGCCTCTGCTATTTATGAGGTCCTGCGCAGTTTTAGCACCGTCTTGCGCCTCTCTCCGTTCCGGTTTGAGGACTTCTGTGCCGCTCTGGTAGCTCAAGAGCAGTGCACGTTAATGGCAGAGACGCATATCTCTCTGCTGAAAGCTATCTTACGAGAAGAGGACACTTCCAACACCACCTTCGGACCCGCAGACCTTAAGGACAGCGTCAACTCCACGCTCTACTTCATAGACGGCATGACCTGGCCAGAGGTAGTGCGCGCCTACTGCGAGAGTGACCCGGAGTATCACCACGTCCTACCGGACCTGGAGGGTGAAGACTACCCGTTCAGTCCTCTGGAGAGTAAAGTCAAGGTCTTGCAGTTCCTAGTCGACCAATTCCTCACCACCAACCTCGCCCGCGAGGAGCTGATGTCCGAGGGGGTCATTCAGTACGACGACCATTGTAGGGTGTGCCACAGACTGGGCGATTTGCTGTGCTGCGAGACCTGCTCGGCTGTGTATCACCTGGAGTGTGTGAAGCCACCTCTGGAGGAGGTGCCCGAGGACGAGTGGCAGTGTGAGATCTGCGTGGCACACAAAGTGCCGGGCGCCACAGATTGTTTGACGGAGTTTCAAAAGAGCCGTCCGTACATCCGACAGGAGCCAATTGGTTATGACCGGCGTCAGAGGAAATACTGGTTTCTTAACCGGAGGATTGTTGT AGAGGAGGACGGTGACGATGAAAATAAGAAGACGTGGTACTACAGCACTAAAGTCCAGCTGGGCGAGTTGTTGGAGCTTCTGGATAAGGAGTACTGGGAGAATGATCTCTGCTCTGTTCTGGAGGAGATGAGAGAGGAGATTCATTCTCACATGGACATTACGGAGGAGCTCACCAACAAGGCTCGTGGGAATAGCAGGGCGTACCTCACTATTGCCAATG aTGTGATTCTGGACCGTCTGAAGACCAAGCAGGACGCGGAGCTTGAGGAGGTGAAACGACGGGTGGCTGAGGAGGCTCAGAAGGCCAGACAGGAAGCAGAATCGGGCTCTGGTGAACCAGGAGGGATTGACACTATGATTCCTCCCAACGGATCATGTTCAAAACAAGAATCTAGTGATGGAAACTCAACGAATGAGCAGACGTCTGCAAACG CTACAGCCGGTCAGGCTGATGAAGAGGTTCAAACGGGTGCTTCTGAGACAGTCGCAACATCTAAAACCGACTCCCAGAATCCCACAGGGAATGTCGGGAGTTTGTCTTCCACTGGGGAGGAGAAGAGGGAAGGAGCGGATGGGGTGAAAGAGTTGGCAG GTAAAAGCTCAGAGTCTGATGGGCATGGTGAAGGGTCTTCTGGATTGATGGCTGAACCTCCTGCCACAGCAGACGACAACAGCTGCAGCAGTCATTTCTCCATCTCTGAATGCCTGCGAGATCCGGAAGAACCCGACCTGGCGGACCGGTCTTCGCAGTCTTCTTTAAACAGCCATGAAGACGCAG gTGATAATAAAGCTAATGGAGATGGTGTAAAGACGGGAGCCTCACGCATGGTTACGCGACTCCGCAACCCTGATAGCAAGCTAAGCCAACGCAGGGTCATGCAGGATAAAGACAGCAGTTCTCAGGATGGAAGCAAAGCACTTAAAGAG TCTTCGCCGCTGTCCTTCGGCATGATTAAGAGAGATTCATCGAAGCAGGGTGTAAGCTGCAGCTTTTTCAAACTGGGCAACGAGGGAAAATTCCGCGTCTACCACAACCAGTACAGCACTAACACGCTTGCGCTGAACAAACACCAGCACCGCGAGGACCACGACAAACGTAGACATCTCTCCCACAAGTTCTGCATGACCCCTGCTGGTGAATTCAAGTGGAATGGATCGCTCTACGGCTCAAAGGCGCTGATCGTGTCCACACTGAGGTTGACCATCATCCAGCTCGAGAACAACGTCCCTGCGCCATTTCTGCATCCAAACTGGGCCTCACACAG GTCAAACTGGATAAAAGCTGTTCAGATGTGCAGCAAGGCGAGAGAGTTTGCTTTAGCGTTGGCCATTCTTGAATGTGCAATCAAACCCGTGGTCATGCTCCCGATGTGGAAGGATTCTCTGGGTCACACGAG GCTTCATCGTATGACCTCTGTGGAGCGGGAAGAGAAGGAGAAggtgaaaaagagagagaaaaaactgGAGGATGAAGAGACCATGCAGCAGGCCACGTGGGTGAAGTACACGTTTCCCATCAAACACCAG GTGTGGAAGCAGAAGGGTGAAGAGTACAGGGTGACCGGGTATGGTGGCTGGAGCTGGGTGAGTAAAACGCACGTCCACCGTTTCCTCCCGAAGCTTCCTGGAAACACCAACGTCAACTACCGTAAAGCCCTCGAGG cAGCTAAAAAGGGAACAGACAATCAGGCTGCTCTCtcaaaaacaccaaaaacttCAGCTAAAACGGATGGAAATTCGTCTCAAAGTGAGGCTGAAAAGGCCAGTGTCCAAAATGCATCTCTGGATTCTTCAGAAGCACAATCGTCTGTGGAGAAAGATGATGTGTTAAAGGATGAAGAAGTGAGCGAAAAAGTTGAAAGTAAGGAGAATGAAAACGTTGTGGAAAAGGAGAATGtaaatgaagaagaaaaaaagaatgaagaAGTGGAAGAGAATCATGATGAGAAAAATGGATCTGTAGAAAAAATGGACACTAGTGCTCCAGACTCTGCTGAAAATGATGATAAAG CTGATGTTACAAATACTTCAAATGACTCGCTTGTCAAAGTAGAGTCTTTCGAAGGCGAAGTAACAAAGGATCGCGCTCCAAGTGATCCCAAGAAATCCTTCTGGTATGATGTTGTCAATGTCAGCGAGGGTTTCCTGCAACGAACGGCATACAAAAAGAAAGTCAATGCCTCAAAACTTGATGGCCTTTTGGAGAGGCGCGTCAAACAGTTCACCTTGGAGGAGAAGCAGAGGTTAGAGAAACTCAAGAAGACAGCTGTTTCTAAACCTTCTTCAGAAACCAAGGAGTCAACATTGGctgctgaagaacaaaaggtaaaGATTGAAGAAAGCATCCCTGAAACTCCAAAAACCAGCAGGACAGATGGGGTGGCAGGCCTAACTATACAGGAAAAAGATCATGTGgtcaaaaagctttattttaacCAGGAGGAAGAACAGTCAGGAACAAACGCTTTGGGACAGAATAATAACCTGGATGTCAGGTTAAGTGACTCTGGTGTAACTAAAGAACATCAGAAATCGCCAGAACTAGAACCCAAAATGGTCAGTCGAGTAGCAATGTCTGAGCTCAATGGAAATTCACAAAGTCTTGATACGAGTCTCAACTTAAATGCTAAACCAGATAAAACTGTTTTAGAAGGTGTGTGTCCTGCACCGGAAGAGACTGGCACTATCATTGAAAACAATGAGAATAACCTAAGCTTAAAAAAGACAATTCCCCTACAAGTCAATGGCAAAGATGGCCTTGTAGACTCGCAATGCGAGAATTTGACTGAAAACGTTAACGCCAAGGAGCTAACCAGTTGCCTTGGCGAGGAAATCAAAGCAATATCACCAAAGGAATCGGTGAAGTCGCTAACAAATGGTGACGCCACTCAAGAGTGTCTTAAAGAATGGACGAACAGCTCAAATCCTCAGGTGAAATCTGACGGAGAGAAAGGGGTTTCTAACTCTGACCCTGACTATCTACCACCTCAGAAAATGTTGAAGTTGGAAAACACCAGCCAGGGAACTGTAGACACTTCTGTTAGCTCCATTGTACCTGAACCTTCTTCAGTAGCTTCAGAACCAAACTCAAGACCCGAGGTGCCTAGTTGTAACTCAAAGATAGAGCCCATGCAAGTTGACGAAGTTAAACCTCTCGTTTCTTCCCCCGTCCAGTCGGCAGAAGAATCCAGTTTAAGCAGCGACATCACTGAAAACAGCAACAGCGTTGGGGAGATAACAAAAGTCGTTACTCAAGTCACCACGACTACAACCACAGTGTCTACAGAGTCCTGCAAGGTGTTGACCTCGAGTGCCAGCCTCGCTTCCAATAATAGGTTATCTGTGTCAACGGATTGTAAGACGGAGTCTAGTAGCACCGTCTCAACGCTCTCCTCTCAAACCACAATGACCGTCACCAAGGTTACAAACTCATCCCAGGGAGCCCTGGTAACAAAAGAGTGCAAGACCGTCGTCACAGAAACTCGAACAGGTCCTTGCGGGTCCACTGTGACCTCTATGACTGTGAGTCACGAATATTCCACCAGGGACAGAGTACAACTGTTAAAGTTCTCCCGCACCAAGAAAGCACGGTCCGGGACGGCCCTGCCCTCGTACCGCAAGTTTGTGACCAAGAGCAGCAAGAAGAGCATCTTCGTGCTTCCGAACGACGAGCTGAAGAAACTCGCGAGGCGCGGTGGCATTCGTGAAGTTCCCATTTTTAACTACAATGCCAAGCCGGCTTTAGACATCTGGCCCTATCCATCTCCACGTCCAACGTTTGGGATCACATGGAG ATATCGACTCCAGACTGTAAGGTCTTTGGCTGGAGTAAGCCTGACGCTACGACTGCTCTGGGCCTGCCTCAGATGGGATGATATGGGCGTGAAGCCCTCGCCCGCCGTAGGGACAACACGGACAG AAACATCTGACACCGATATCACCACCACTGAGATCATCAAGCGGCGAGATGTTGGGCCTTACGGAATCCGTTCAGAGTATTGCATCAGGAAGATTATCTGTCCCCTTGGAGTGCCTGATACTCCAAAAG AAACTCCGACACCACAAAGGAAAGGTCTACGTTCCAGTGCTCTAAGACCAAAAAAGCCAGAACCGGCTAAGCAGACGGGACCTGTTGTTATCGAAACCTGGGTGGCTGAAGAAGATCTAGAACTTTGGGAGATAAGAGCCTTTACAGAAAG GGTTGAGAGGGAAAAGACCCAAGCGTCTGACCCGACTAAGGTTAGTGTGCAGAAGAAAGCAGAAGAGATCAAGGCCCAATTGGAAGCTCAGCTTAAGCAGCAGAGATTGGCAGCCCAGCAG AAACGGTTGGAGCAGCAGAAACCTGGTGGCACCAGCAACACAACCACCTTAACCAGCACAACTAATACACCTGGATCCACTCCTCAGAAGGTGGTGGCGGGGGCCGTTGGCGGTCAGGTAACGCCAGTGCCAAAAGTGGTAATGGCCACCAAGCTGGGCTCTCCGGTGACATTCCAGCAAAACAAGAACTTCCAGCAGTCTTTCGCTTCCTGGGTCAAGCAGGGACAGCAAGGCAATGCAG TCTCCACCAGTTCGGTTGTGACCGTAGCGGCGAGTAGCGCCACCACGTCCGGGCAAACGTTCCACATCACGGCTGCTGCGGGGTCCATGGGCGGCAGCGTCATCGCGGCTAAACTGCCTGTTCCAGCCAACAGCAAGATAGTGACTGTGAACGTGCCAACCACGCAAGGAG GTTTGGTGCAGGTACAACAGAAGGTGGTGGGCATCATTCCAGCCAGCACGGCGGGCAGTGCTCAATCCTTCCCTTCATTCCAGCCTCGTACTACCACCATTAACATCAGGCCCAACACGACCACAACAACGCAGCAG GTCATAACAACTGGGACGCCTATCAGACCGGGAATGACAGTGACTCGTTCTCCCCTGCAACAGACCACCACTCTTGGAAAGACCATCATTCGCACACCGCTGATGGTTCAACAAG GTCAGGTGCAACAGACAGTGCAGACGGGTACAGGGAGTCCGGCAATAGGCACTCCTCCCCGCCTCTCTACACCAAACCAAACGCAGACCCCACAAACACCCTCTGCACCCCGGCCACAGCAGGGTCAGGTGAAACTCACCCTGGCTCAGCTCACGCAGCTCACCCAAGGGGCTCAG CACGGTGGGAGCCAAGGGTTGACCGTTGTGATTCAAGGACAAGGTCAAACCACAGGTCAGCTGCAGGTCATCCCACAGGGCGTGACGGTCATCCCGGGTCCAGGTCAACAGCTCATGCAGGCGGCCATGCCCAATGGCCAAGTCCAGCGTTTCTTATTCACACCCATGGCTCCTGTAGCGACGTCTGCACCCGCCACACCCTGTACGACAACCTCAACGATCACCCCGTCTCCGGTAGCCCCCGCCACCCCTGCAGCACCCACGCTACCAGGTGAGACTTgttgtgcatttttatttgtcagtttcAGTATACCGTTGAAATGTATTGATTGTATTACGTTTCTCCGTTTAGCAGTTCAGCCTGCTCCACAGCCCCCACCTCCAACCTCACTTCCCATCATGCCATCACAAATAGCCCCCACCGCCCTTACCACCGCCGTTCCCCAACCGATCTCCTCTCTGCAGCCCCGCCCTCCCGCACAGCTCCGCCCTCCCGCACAGCTCCGCCCTCAACCACAAGCCCCACCCCAACTCGCAGCACCAGCCCCCGCACCCTTGCCTGCCATGCAGATGCCGCAGGTGacggtcgccacccctctgtcGCAGGTCGCCACCCTTCCCGTAGCTCAAGTGACTCAGACCACAGTAACCAAAGTCCAACCCCAGATCCAGCTCCCCCCGCAGCTCCTCAGCGTCCCCGGGCTTCAGCAGCAGGTCATCTCTCATATCCAGAGTCAGGTAGCGGCCCAGATTCAGGCTCAGGTCCAGCAGGTCGGGACCGTGGCTGGAATCCCCCAGCAGATCAAACTGCAGCTGCCTATTCAGATCCAGCAGCAGGGCGGAGGCCAGGTCCAGACGCACCAGATCCAGAACCTGGTGACGATCCAGACGACCAGCGTTCAGGAACAGCTCCAGCGCATCCAGCAGCTCTGCGAGAAACAGCAGCAGCAGAAGAAGAAACAGCAGGAGGCCAAGCGGGAGCACTGCCAGCAGAACTCGAGTCAGAGTGACCTGCTGCAGAAACAG GTGGCTCAAAAGCAGAATGTAGCCATTGAGCAGCTGAAACAGAAGAAAACTATGACTCCTGCTGAAAGAGAGGAAAACCAGAG AATGATCGTTTGTAACCAGGTGATGAAGTTCATCCTGGATAAAATCGACAAGGACGAGAGGCAGGCGGCCAAAAAGAGGAAACGTGAGGAGTCGGTGGAGCAGAAGCGCACCAAGCAGAACGCCAGCAAGCTTTCAGCTCTGCTCTTCAAACACAAGGAGCAGCTGAAGGCCGACATCCTGAAGAAGAGAGCTCTGTTAGATAAAGAACTCCAGCTGCAGGTGCAG GAGGAGTTGAGGAGAGATCTCATCAAACTGAGGAGGGAGAAGGAGAAAGCTCAGGCCGTGGCCGCACAAGCAGCTGCAGCCGCCGCCCACACGCACGCCGGCCTCTCTACGTACACGCCGACTGTCACCTCCCCCTCATCCGCACACAAACGCAAGCGGGACGAGGAGAGGGATGCGGCGTCCAAGTCCAAACGGAAGAAAATGATCTCCACTACCTCAAAGGATAGCAAGAGGGACATCAAGTTATACTGCGTCTGCAAAACACCCTACGATGAATCCAA ATTCTACATCGGTTGTGACCTCTGCTCTAACTGGTACCATGGGGAGTGTGTGGGAATCACAGAGAAAGAAGCCAAGAAGATGGATGACTACATCTGCGCAGAATGTAAACGTGCACAGGAGGGCAGCACGGAAGAGCTCTACTGCATCTGCAGAACTCCATACGACGAGTCACA GTTCTACATTGGTTGCGATCGCTGTCAGAACTGGTACCATGGTCGCTGCGTGGGCATCCTGCAGAGCGAAGCTACACACATCGACGAGTACGTGTGCCCGCAGTGCCAGTCTACAGAGGACGCCATGACAGTACTGACGCCGCTCACAGATAAAGACTACGAGGGTTTGAAGCGAATCCTGCGTTCCTTACAG GCCCATAAAATGGCATGGCCATTCCTGGAACCAGTAGATCCCAATGACGCGCCGGATTATTATGGGATCATCAAGGAACCAATGG ACCTGTCGACGATGGAGGACAGGATACAGAAGCGTTTTTACAGCAAGCTCACGGAGTTCGTAGCGGACATGACCAAAATCTTCGACAACTGCCGCTACTACAATCCCAGCGACTCGCCCTTTTACCAGTGTGCCGAGTTTCTGGAGTCCTTCTTTGTACAGAAACTAAAAGCTTTTAAAGCAAGCAG